Proteins encoded in a region of the Vitis riparia cultivar Riparia Gloire de Montpellier isolate 1030 chromosome 7, EGFV_Vit.rip_1.0, whole genome shotgun sequence genome:
- the LOC117917221 gene encoding protein DEHYDRATION-INDUCED 19 homolog 4-like, whose translation MDDDSWSFGFSTSSKSYRSALLSRPDLCIDFDDLEGDDDSKVEFPCPFCSEDFDIVGLCCHIDEEHPTESNYGICTVCGTRVGIDMIEHLTTQHGNIFKLQQKLKLHKGESHSLRSWLKKELQDGQLQSLLRGSSLFSSSNTEPDPLLSSFIYNMPMVDVTESMQPSSSTEVNFEKKSLDENMLERNMQLPPLSDKDQREKAKQCEFVQGLLLSTFLNDNL comes from the exons ATGGACGATGATTCATGGAGCTTTGGTTTCTCTACTTCTTCCAAGAGCTATCGATCGGCCCTTCTGTCGCGGCCAG ATCTCTGCATTGATTTTGATGACTTAGAAGGAGATGATGATTCAAAGGTGGAGTTCCCATGCCCATTTTGTTCGGAGGATTTCGATATTGTTGGATTGTGCTGCCATATTGATGAAGAGCATCCAACCGAGTCAAATTATGGG ATATGTACTGTTTGTGGTACAAGGGTTGGGATTGATATGATTGAACATTTAACTACACAGCATGGAAATATTTTCAAG CTTCAGCAAAAATTGAAACTCCATAAGGGCGAATCCCATTCACTCCGTTCTTGGCTGAAGAAGGAGTTGCAGGATGGACAACTGCAATCTCTTCTTAGGGGTTCCTCTCTGTTTTCTTCCTCCAATACGGAACCTGATCCATTGCTGTCATCTTTTATTTACAACATGCCCATGGTTGATGTCACTGAAAGCATGCAGCCTAGTTCTTCAACTGAAGTAAACTTCGAAAAGAAAAGCTTAGATGAGAATATGTTAGAAAG AAACATGCAACTGCCTCCCCTATCAGACAAGGACCAAAGGGAGAAGGCAAAACAATGTGAGTTTGTGCAGGGACTATTGTTATCCACCTTCCTCAATGACAATTTATGA
- the LOC117918350 gene encoding L10-interacting MYB domain-containing protein has translation MGVRARNGNDRFRTIWTPEMDRYFIDLMLEQVNKGNRIDDHLFSKRAWKQMTALFNAKFNFQYEKDVLKNRHKTLRNLYKAIKNLLCQRGFSWDEQRQMVTADNNVWDEYIKGHPDARSYRIKTIPYYNDLCFIYRNATPEQKGNHFGHDGNLDNSISGSKTSGISPVTSVDDGEPTDIIHESSHSGGNKIVTATQPMSLGEVAVEALHDIMINEEYDISLSKETVDEKPQAPPGETGPSMSHRTRTYWQPPMDRYFIDLMLDQVQKGNQVDGVFRKQAWMEMIASFNAKFGFKYDMDVLKNRFKTLRRQYNVIRSLLDLNGFVWDDTRQMVTADDCVWQDYIKTHTNARQYMTRPVPYYQDLCVICRELSVDGRDTDLGYDEPDDTPEVKFQGVLKISESPAASFSSEEQLGELKESSHSGLRRNKRQLVNPSNSATPKRIRKKDGNMASALREMVTAVSSISEKNKDDETSGSISIESVIEAVQALPDMDEELVLDACDFLEDEKKAKTFLALDVKLRKKWLIRKLRPQQL, from the exons ATGGGTGTCCGAGCCCGAAACGGTAATGATCGCTTCAGGACAATTTGGACACCAGAAATGGATCGGTATTTTATTGACCTCATGTTAGAGCAAGTCAACAAGGGGAATAGGATAGATGATCATTTATTCAGCAAACGAGCATGGAAGCAAATGACAGCATTGTTCAAtgcaaaattcaattttcaatatgAGAAAGATGTCCTGAAAAATCGTCACAAAACACTGAGGAACCTTTACAAGGCTATAAAGAATCTCCTTTGTCAGAGGGGGTTTAGCTGGGATGAACAGCGACAAATGGTGACTGCTGATAATAATGTCTGGGATGAATATATCAAG GGACACCCAGATGCAAGGTCATATAGAATAAAAACTATCCCATATTACAATGACTTGTGTTTTATATATAGAAATGCAACCCCTGAGCAAAAGGGTAATCATTTTGGCCATGATGGCAACCTTGACAATAGCATATCAGGATCAAAGACGAGTGGGATATCCCCTGTTACGTCTGTTGATGATGGGGAACCAACTGACATTATTCACGAGTCATCACATTCAGGTGGGAACAAGATAGTAACCGCCACTCAGCCAATGAGCCTGGGTGAGGTGGCTGTGGAGGCTCTCCATGACATCATGATCAATGAAGAGTATGACATCTCTTTGTCAAAAGAAACTGTGGATGAAAAACCTCAAGCTCCACCAGGTGAAACAGGCCCCAGCATGAGTCATCGTACAAGGACTTATTGGCAACCACCCATGGACCGTTATTTCATTGACCTCATGCTAGATCAAGTGCAGAAAGGGAACCAGGTTGATGGTGTATTCCGAAAACAAGCATGGATGGAGATGATTGCGTCGTTTAATGCTAAATTTGGCTTTAAGTATGATATGGATGTTTTGAAAAACCGATTCAAAACTCTGAGAAGGCAATATAATGTCATTCGGAGCCTCCTTGACTTGAATGGGTTTGTCTGGGATGACACAAGACAAATGGTGACTGCTGATGATTGCGTCTGGCAGGATTATATCAAG ACACATACTAACGCACGCCAGTACATGACCCGGCCTGTGCCATACTACCAAGATTTGTGCGTGATATGCAGAGAACTTAGCGTTGATGGAAGAGACACCGATTTGGGTTACGACGAACCAGATGACACTCCAGAAGTCAAGTTTCAaggagttttgaagatttcagaGTCTCCAGCTGCATCATTTTCCAGTGAAGAGCAGCTGGGTGAGTTGAAGGAGTCATCACATTCTGGGTTAAGAAGGAACAAGCGACAATTAGTAAATCCATCGAATTCTGCAACCCCAAAAAGAATTCGAAAAAAAGATGGGAACATGGCTAGCGCTCTTAGGGAGATGGTGACTGCAGTTTCTTCTATATCAGAAAAGAACAAGGATGACGAGACCTCGGGTTCCATCTCAATAGAGAGTGTGATTGAAGCAGTCCAAGCCTTACCAGACATGGATGAGGAACTTGTTTTGGATGCCTGTGATTTCTTGGAAGATGAAAAGAAGGCAAAAACATTTCTGGCTTTGGACGTGAAACTGAGAAAGAAGTGGTTGATAAGGAAGCTCCGTCCACAGCAGTTATAG
- the LOC117918352 gene encoding uncharacterized protein LOC117918352, giving the protein MPVDLVWLSKQKGCWRVPQLDSSLPCSSSLVVRQAPPAAIINRLESLHGLACFVVCRVDEAVFYLGGKPLPCNQCSVIFDAMLVKIWKKEILYPYLHIYTHTNSFQIKFFYLLKICIQVLLRQRTLPTGNLNSRFKGIWGLTVLIRLLV; this is encoded by the exons CTGTGGATTTAGTCTGGCTCAGTAAGCAAAAAGGATGCTGGCGGGTGCCCCAGTTGGACTCATCACTGCCATGCAGTAGTTCTCTTGTTGTCAGGCAGGCCCCCCCAGCAGCCATTATCAACAGACTAGAGTCTCTACATGGCCTTGCTTGTTTTGTTGTGTGTAGGGTGGATGAAGCTGTTTTTTATCTGGGTGGTAAACCACTGCCTTGTAACCAGTGTTCAGTGATTTTTGATGCGATGCTcgtgaaaatttggaaaaaggaAATCCTGTACCCTTATCTGCACATATACACCCATACCAATAGTTTTCAGATCAAGTTCTTTTACCTTTTAAAg ATCTGTATTCAGGTTTTGTTACGCCAGAGGACGCTACCAACTGGTAACCTCAATTCTCGTTTTAAAGGCATTTGGGGCTTGACAGTATTGATTAGGCTGCTG GTCTag